One window of the Cryptomeria japonica chromosome 7, Sugi_1.0, whole genome shotgun sequence genome contains the following:
- the LOC131038978 gene encoding uncharacterized protein LOC131038978: MMGPQYPMRWESTGEQWWFATPVDWAAANGFFEVVKELLRLDGNLLIKLTSLRRIRRLETVWEDDNEASFRDAAKGRGLVARELMGECETKYGNILIDGGYGGWLLYSAAAAGDITFVRYLLKREPFLVFGEGEYGVSDMLYAAARSKNAEIFREILGLANDIKCLRKSKAEDSAAVMFAAPSSSSSLSFQMLNRGIHAAARGGNVEILRELLKHCPDVSSYRDNRGSTALHSAASRGQAEVTEELLLVSPDIIAFTDDKGNTPLHIAAYRGHLGIVKQLLSSFPSLLTAKNNDGNTVLHLAVAGFRASGFRRLNKQMNIVRHLVSDKTIDLASIINCKNKEGRTAMHLAVLGKVIHKGLVELLMSAPGLNINVCDKHGMSAVDILELNLVSGITSDPLLKQLALAGGKPMRSEDSSVSEANISYGKLNCPDNSPGTSFRSSDSSICTQIEDSEIVDASVKELTERNAGTKYFIGNQKKFSTASHAKQRLATLLGWSQGGKISKKGGQIQELKQDITENRSKSSAERGMSAHFMHDKEWPLDGFENPFTLRERFSKTSILGNKSDSFLRKTPSSPFTKHRFPKLCGNDFNGAVSPGITPFASPSRSSSLSPIRSPLQIPTRFKDLMQNNGSIQRPSKSSAKDGAEDNGSLDSYSRSLEAARNQYFCFGFRALPTENLKSKDIPGPLDINDSCQVRHSLS, from the exons ATGATGGGTCCTCAATATCCTATGAGATGGGAGAGCACTGGAGAGCAATGGTGGTTTGCAACTCCGGTGGATTGGGCAGCAGCCAATGGATTCTTTGAAGTTGTAAAAGAGTTGCTCAGACTAGATGGTAATCTTCTCATCaaactcacatctcttaggagaaTCAGGAGGCTGGAAACTGTGTGGGAAGATGACAATGAGGCCTCCTTCAGAGATGCAGCCAAAGGAAGAGGCCTGGTTGCCAGGGAACTCATGGGTGAGTGTGAAACAAAGTATGGTAACATTCTCATTGATGGAGGCTATGGTGGTTGGTTGTTATACAGTGCTGCTGCTGCTGGCGATATCACGTTTGTCAGGTATTTGTTGAAGAGGGAGCCATTTTTGGTATTTGGAGAAGGAGAGTATGGAGTATCAGACATGTTATATGCAGCTGCCAGAAGCAAAAATGCTGAAATATTCAGAGAAATTCTTGGTCTTGCCAATGATATCAAGTGTCTTAGAAAGAGTAAAGCTGAGGATTCGGCTGCGGTGATGTTTGCTGCTCCTTCAAGTTCATCTTCTCTTTCATTTCAAATGCTGAACAGGGGTATCCATGCTGCTGCAAGAGGAGGGAATGTGGAGATACTGAGGGAGTTATTGAAACATTGCCCGGATGTTAGTTCATATAGAGATAACCGAGGTTCAACTGCTCTACATTCTGCTGCAAGTAGAGGCCAAGCTGAG GTGACAGAGGAGCTGCTTCTGGTATCTCCAGATATTATAGCTTTCACAGATGATAAAGGAAACACACCGCTACATATAGCAGCTTATAGGGGTCACTTGGGCATTGTTAAACAACTTCTATCATCTTTCCCATCTCTGCTAACTGCAAAAAACAATGACGGTAATACTGTCTTACACCTTGCGGTAGCTGGGTTTAGAGCCTCTGGTTTTAGGAGGCTTAATAAGCAAATGAATATTGTGAGACACTTAGTCTCAGATAAAACTATAGATTTGGCAAGCATTATCAATTGCAAGAACAAAGAAGGAAGAACTGCAATGCATCTTGCTGTCCTCGGAAAGGTGATTCACAAAGGACTCGTGGAACTACTTATGTCAGCACCAGGGTTAAATATCAATGTTTGTGATAAACATGGAATGAGTGCTGTTGATATACTTGAATTAAACCTCGTCTCTGGTATAACATCAGACCCACTGCTTAAGCAACTTGCTTTAGCAGGTGGAAAACCAATGCGTTCCGAGGACTCCTCTGTAAGTGAGGCAAACATTTCTTATGGAAAGCTCAATTGCCCTGATAACAGCCCAGGAACATCATTTAGATCTTCAGACAGCAGTATATGCACACAAATTGAAGATTCAGAAATTGTGGATGCATCCGTAAAGGAGCTAACTGAACGGAATGCTGGGACCAAGTATTTCATAGGGAATCAAAAGAAATTTAGTACAGCTAGCCATGCCAAACAGCGGCTTGCAACTCTTCTTGGATGGTCTCAAGGGGGCAAAATTAGTAAAAAAGGAGGGCAAATTCAAGAACTTAAACAAGATATAACAGAAAACAGGTCTAAGTCATCTGCAGAAAGAGGAATGAGTGCCCATTTCATGCACGACAAGGAGTGGCCTCTTGACGGATTTGAGAATCCATTCACACTACGAGAAAGATTCTCAAAAACTTCAATATTGGGTAATAAAAGTGACTCATTTCTAAGAAAAACCCCATCGAGTCCATTCACAAAACACAGGTTTCCAAAACTTTGTGGCAATGATTTCAATGGTGCAGTTTCACCGGGGATCACCCCTTTTGCATCGCCTTCGAGGTCGTCTTCTTTATCACCCATACGATCTCCTTTGCAAATACCTACAAGGTTTAAAGACTTAATGCAAAACAATGGATCAATTCAAAGACCATCCAAGTCATCTGCTAAAGATGGTGCAGAGGACAATGGCTCACTTGATTCCTACTCAAGGTCACTAGAAGCCGCAAGAAACCAGTATTTCTGCTTTGGATTCCGTGCTCTGCCTACAGAGAACCTGAAGTCAAAAGACATACCAGGGCCTCTGGATATCAATGATTCTTGCCAAGTTAGGCACTCCCTAAGTTAA